In Carya illinoinensis cultivar Pawnee chromosome 9, C.illinoinensisPawnee_v1, whole genome shotgun sequence, the following are encoded in one genomic region:
- the LOC122277254 gene encoding gamma-soluble NSF attachment protein — MSASDPEKLITKADKLTKLSLTRWSADWRTATQLYEQAASAFRIGKDPEKAKTAYEKASKGQEMLSSHWDAAKHMESAAYLAKELGNWNEVADFYRRASELYIVCGRSQPASDALAKGARVLEDAVPDEAIQLYTDACSILEEDGKEQMTFDLYRAATSVYVKLEKYTDAAAFLLRWGVAADKCNATNSQCKAYLSAIIVYLYAHDFKQAEKSYNDCSQIDVFLRSDQGRCASKLLSAYSEGDIEEIKRLAQSSTISNLDHVIIRLARKLPTGEVSALKTDDVEEQEPLDENDLT; from the exons ATGTCCGCTTCCGATCCCGAGAAGTTAATCACCAAAGCCGATAAACT AACAAAACTCAGCCTTACAAGGTGGAGTGCTGATTGGAGAACTGCTACTCAATTGTATGAGCAGGCTG CTAGTGCTTTTAGGATTGGCAAGGACCCTGAGAAAGCAAAAACAGCGTATGAGAAAGCTTCAAAAGGACAAGAAATGCTTTCTTC ACACTGGGATGCTGCTAAGCATATGGAGTCTGCCGCTTATCTTGCAAAGGAACTAGGAAATTGGAATGAAGTTGCTGATTTCTATAGAAGGGCATCAGAACTATACATTGTCTGTGGGAGATCACAACCTGCATCTGATGCTCTTGCAAAGGGTGCCcg TGTTCTTGAAGATGCTGTGCCTGATGAAGCTATTCAGCTTTACACTGATGCTTGTTCTATTCTTGAAGAGGATGGGAAGGAACAAATGACCTTTGATCTGTATCGTGCTGCAACAAGTGTTTATGTAAAACTTGAGAA ATACACAGATGCTGCAGCTTTCCTATTGAGATGGGGCGTTGCAGCTGATAAATGCAATGCTACCAATAGCCAATGCAAG GCATACCTTAGCGCAATTATTGTTTACCTTTATGCACATGACTTCAAGCAAGCAGAGAAGTCCTATAATGACTGTTCTCA GATCGATGTGTTTTTGAGAAGTGACCAGGGACGTTGTGCTAGTAAGCTTCTGTCTGCTTATTCAGAAGGTGACATTGAAGAAATCAAACGGCTGGCTCAGTCAAGCACTATTTCTAATCTTGACCATGTG ATCATCAGGCTTGCAAGGAAACTGCCTACGGGAGAAGTGAGTGCACTGAAGACTGATGATGTAGAAGAGCAAGAGCCACTGGACGAAAATGATCTCACTTGA